One window of the Entelurus aequoreus isolate RoL-2023_Sb linkage group LG18, RoL_Eaeq_v1.1, whole genome shotgun sequence genome contains the following:
- the LOC133633805 gene encoding piggyBac transposable element-derived protein 4-like → MESSDSEKTDHSSDNQDDSDESMPTEESLNSDDEEEDENDVRDDGCVEDTTWRSKTKGILWSSSHEVAQVYVHPPVLMSGPTYYALARTCSPESAFFLYFTEDMVHLILSCTNLQGRRAIPGWKDVSEVDLRAYLGLLILSGVFRSHHESTKSLWGKESGRALFAATMSEKRFCQINKVLCFDDRPTRADRYGEDRLAPILDLWRTWSGLLPKMFNPGRDVCVGQQLVPFRGRCSFKQCVPSKPAKYGLKIWALCDVSTSYAWKMRVYTGRSSPAQREKTQGTRVVLDLSDGLEGHTVTTDNCFTSFPLAAELRKREMALVGTIRHNKPQIPPQLLLTKDRQVFSSVFAFLSDRTLVSYVPKRGKNVLLMSTKHRAPEVERSVKRKPQMVLDYAFCKRAADHLDQACATYTCRRKSRRWPMTLFYHMVDVSCFNAFVIFTSVNPEWNANKGYRRRVFLETLGRALVAPAMANRSRPPREGFAVRAKGEEVEVKKEEEDEEEEEARPGPSRKRRQCCLCTQRRRVITQCSTCGKPTCNDHFKRVCYKCCL, encoded by the exons ATGGAGTCTTCGGATTCGGAGAAGACCGACCACTCTTCCGACAACCAGGATGACTCAGACGAATCTATGCCGACAGAGGAGTCTCTCAACTCGGACGACGAGGAGGAGGACGAGAATGACGTTAGGGACGACGGCTGCGTGGAGGATACAACATGGAGGTCTAAGACTAAAGGGATCCTGTGGTCTTCTTCTCATGAGGTGGCCCAGGTTTATGTGCACCCGCCTGTGCTGATGTCAGGGCCAACTTATTATGCACTTGCCAGAACCTGCAGCCCTGAGAGTGCGTTTTTTCTTTACTTCACCGAGGACATGGTGCATCTTATCCTGAGCTGCACCAACCTGCAGGGGAGGAGGGCAATCCCGGGATGGAAGGATGTGAGTGAGGTGGACCTGCGGGCCTACTTGGGGCTCCTTATCTTGTCCGGCGTGTTTAGGTCTCACCACGAGTCCACCAAGAGTTTGTGGGGGAAAGAGAGCGGACGTGCTCTGTTTGCCGCGACCATGTCCGAGAAGCGCTTCTGCCAAATAAACAAGGTGCTCTGCTTTGATGACAGGCCAACCAGGGCGGACCGATACGGGGAGGACAGACTGGCCCCGATCCTTGACCTTTGGAGAACATGGAGTGGCCTCCTCCCCAAAATGTTCAACCCGGGGAGGGATGTGTGCGTCGGTCAGCAGCTGGTCCCGTTCCGAGGCCGCTGTTCCTTCAAGCAGTGCGTTCCGTCGAAACCTGCAAAGTACGGCCTGAAGATCTGGGCCCTGTGTGACGTCAGCACGTCGTACGCGTGGAAGATGCGGGTCTACACCGGCAGGTCTTCCCCAGCACAGAGAGAAAAAACCCAAGGAACGAGGGTCGTGCTGGACCTGAGCGATGGTCTCGAGGGCCACACGGTGACCACGGACAACTGTTTCACGTCCTTCCCTCTGGCCGCGGAGCTCCGGAAGAGGGAGATGGCCCTGGTGGGCACCATTCGTCACAATAAGCCGCAGATTCCCCCGCAGCTACTCCTAACTAAGGACAGGCAGGTGTTTTCATCCGTCTTCGCCTTTTTATCCGACAGGACCCTGGTGTCTTACGTCCCCAAGAGGGGCAAAAATGTGCTTCTCATGAGCACAAAACATCGCGCACCGGAGGTCGAGAGATCCGTAAAAAGAAAACCCCAGATGGTTCTGGACTATGCCTTTTGCAAGAGAGCTGCGGACCATCTCGACCAG GCTTGCGCCACCTATACCTGCAGGAGGAAGTCACGCAGGTGGCCCATGACCCTCTTCTACCACATGGTCGACGTGTCGTGCTTCAATGCATTCGTCATCTTCACGTCGGTGAACCCCGAATGGAACGCCAACAAGGGCTACAGGCGCCGCGTCTTCCTGGAGACCCTTGGCAGAGCCCTCGTTGCCCCGGCGATGGCTAACAGGAGCCGCCCCCCGAGGGAAGGGTTTGCAGTCCGGGCTAAAGGggaggaggtggaggtgaagaaggaagaggaggatgaggaggaggaggaagcccGGCCTGGGCCCTCAAGGAAGCGGAGACAATGCTGCTTGTGCACGCAAAGAAGGAGGGTGATAACCCAGTGCTCAACGTGTGGGAAGCCAACATGTAACGACCATTTCAAGAGGGTCTGTTACAAATGTTGCCTGTGA